A window from Centropristis striata isolate RG_2023a ecotype Rhode Island chromosome 2, C.striata_1.0, whole genome shotgun sequence encodes these proteins:
- the trip4 gene encoding activating signal cointegrator 1, protein MSEALLEWCVDQLHHKFGLEACEDIVQYILSIENAEEIEEYVGDLLQGTDGRKGMFIDEFLSRWKKTKRQTADISSLFLVKESFSSPDSQDMTKDTQKKSKRKGRNKQELLTVSQTEPEPEAVKTPIDLMRAQEHSGSSSTKKKSKFVNLYAKEGQDKLSILLPGRHGCECLAQKHKLINNCLSCGRIVCEQEGSGPCLFCGSLVCTREEQEILQRDSNKSQKLRKKLMGDAAERDYLPHQEAKMKAGLEKAVQHKDKLLEYDRNSVRRTQVLDDESDYFATDSNQWLSPGEREKLRKKEEELREIRHASRKDRKITLDFAGRQVIDEGNNLNEYYNKLDETVMAMNSGSISKSPKYSQGKGGSQTLGDLVNPNIMQSAPEWVDVGGGEKHKRNVKQQGKSSAEDKGGEERQKLRLQDKELQEMSDGGWCLSMHQPWATLLVKGIKRVEGRTWYTSHRGRLWIAAAAKKPTPQEISEVEMMYRHINKKAPMFPKEYPTGCLLGCVNVTDCLSQAQFREQFPDTCEESASPFVFICTNPQELLVKFPMKGKHKIWKLENQYHQGAKKGLVPSAAE, encoded by the exons atgtCGGAGGCTCTGTTGGAGTGGTGTGTGGACCAGTTACACCACAAGTTCGGGTTGGAGGCGTGTGAAGACATCGTTCA GTACATtctgtccattgaaaatgcTGAAGAGATCGAGGAGTATGTTGGAGACCTGCTGCAGGGCACAGATGGGAGAAAAGGGATGTTCATAGATGAATTCCTCAGCAGATGGAAGAAGACTAAAAGACAGACGGCAGATATCTCAAGTCTTTTTCTTGTCAAAGAATCTTTCTCATCACCAG ATTCACAAGACATGACCAAAGATACCCAGAAGAAGTCTAAACGTAAAGGCCGTAACAAACAGGAACTGCTGACTGTGAGCCAAACAGAACCTGAACCAGAAGCCGTCAAAACCCCCATTGATCTGATGAGG GCCCAAGAACACAGCGGTAGTTCTTCAACAAAGAAGAAAAGTAAGTTTGTCAATCTCTATGCTAAAGAGGGACAAGACAAGCTCTCTATCTTACTCCCAGGCCGGCATGGCTGTGAATGCCTTGCCCAAAAGCACAAACTCATCAACAACTGCCTCAGCTGTGGTCGCATCGTGTGTGAGCAGGAGGGCTCAGGACCCTGCCTCTTCTGTGGCAGCCTG GTTTGTAcaagagaggagcaggagatcCTGCAACGAGACTCCAACAAAAGCCAGAAACTAAGAAAGAAGCTTATGGGAG ACGCAGCAGAAAGAGATTATCTCCCACACCAGGAGGCCAAGATGAAGGCTGGCCTGGAGAAGGCTGTCCAGCACAAAGACAAACTGCTGGAATATGACAGGAACAG TGTCAGGAGGACGCAGGTTCTGGATGATGAGTCGGATTACTTCGCAACTGATTCCAATCAGTGGTTGTCACCTGGCGAGCGAGAAAAGCtgagaaaaaaggaagaggagCTTAGAGAGATTCGCCATGCTTCTCGCAAGGACAGGAAGATCACGCTAGACTTCGCTGGAAGACAAGTGATCGATGAGGGAAACAACCTCAACGAGTACTACAACAA GTTGGATGAGACTGTCATGGCTATGAACAGCGGATCTATATCAAAATCCCCCAAATATTCTCAAGGAAAAGGTGGAAGTCAGACCCTCGGAGACCTGGTCAACCCTAACATAATGCAGTCTGCACCAGAG TGGGTGGATGTTGGAGGCGGTGAGAAGCACAAGAGAAACGTTAAGCAGCAGGGAAAGAGCTCGGCCGAGgataaaggaggagaagaacgtcaaaagttgcgtcTCCAAGACAAAGAACTGCAGGAGATGTCTGACGGGGGCTGGTGCCTCAGCATGCACCAACCGTGGGCCACACTGCTGGTCAAAGGCATCAAGAG ggTTGAAGGTCGAACTTGGTACACATCCCATCGGGGTCGTCTTTGGATTGCTGCTGCAGCTAAGAAGCCCACTCCTCAGGAGATCTCTGAGGTGGAAATGATGTACCGCCACATCAACAAGAAAG CGCCCATGTTTCCCAAAGAATACCCCACTGGCTGCCTGTTGGGCTGCGTCAACGTGACTGACTGCCTGTCGCAGGCGCAGTTCAGAGAACAG